The nucleotide sequence CAGCGCCGTTGTGGCCCTTGTCCGCGAAGCGATGGACGACCAGACGGTTATTGCCGACGACGTCATCGACACGATTGACGCCATCCTGGGCAAGCTGGACCAAAAGCTGACCGACCAGATGAACGAGATCATGCACCACGAGGAATTCCAGAAGCTGGAATCGTCCTGGCGTGGGCTGGCCTACACGGTCAACAACTCGGAAACCGACAGCACGCTGCGCGTGAAGGTGATGAACGCATCCAAGTCGGAACTTCAGGCCGTGATGCGCCGTTACCCCGGCGCCAAGTGGGACCAGAGCCCGCTGCACCAGAAGATCTACGAACAGGAATTCGGCACGCTGGGCGGCAAGCCATACGGCGCGCTGATCGGGGACTACTACTTTGGCCCCGGCACCGGCGACGTCGCCTTCCTGCGCGACATCGGCAAGATTGCCGCTGCTGCACATGCCCCGTTCATCGCGGCGGCTGCGCCCGAAGCATTGGGCATGGACAGCTGGAACGAGATCGGCACCCCGCCTGATCTATCCGAGATTTTCGACACGCCCGACTTTGCGGCTTGGAACGGCCTGCGCGACAGCGAGAACTCCCGCTACGTCGCACTGACAATGCCGCGCGTCCTGGCGCGTGAGCCTTACAGCCAGAACTCGACCTCCATCGTTGAAGAGTTCAACTTCGAGGAAGAGACTGACGGCCATCAGGGCGAGAAATACGCCTGGATGAACGCAGCGCATGCCATGGCGGTCAACATCAACCGCGCCCACAAGGAACACGGCTGGACCGTGAAAATCCGCGGCGTGCAATCGGGTGGTGAGGTTCTGAACCTGCCGGCCCATACGTTTGACACCGGCGACGGGTCCAAGGACCTGAAATGCCCGACGGAAGTGTCGATCACCGACCGCCGTGAAGGCGAGTTGAGCGCGGCAGGCATCATGGGCCTGATCCATCGCAAACACACAGACAAAGCCGCCTTCATCGGCGCGCAGACGTTGTACAAACCAAAGAAATATGTAGACGAGCTGGCCACGGCCTCTGACAACATGTCGTCCCGCTTGCCTTACATTTTTGCAGTGTCACGGTTCAGCCATTACCTGAAGTGTATGGTGCGTGACAAAATCGGTCAGTCCCCTGACCGCAACCAGCTGCAAACCGAACTTCAGACCTGGGTGAACAAATACGTTTCTGCGAACCCGGAAAGCGCGAGCGAGAAGGAAAAGGCAAAACAACCTTTGGCTGGTGCAAAAGTTGAGGTGATTGAAGACGAGGAGAACCCCGGCTACTATGTTGGCAAGTTCTTCCTTAAGCCTCATTTCCAACTGGAGGGGATGGATATCGGGATGAGCCTGGTGTCCAAATTGCCCAACAATAAATAAGGCGCGAAGCGCTGCTCACATTGAACTACTAATGCCGTAACAAGGAGCTTACCTAATGGCTGTCGATATTTTTCTGACACTTTCCAACAAAATCAAAGGCGAATCCCAAGATTCCACATACCGCGATGACATTGATGTGCTGGCATGGTCCTGGGGTATGACCCAGTCCGGCACTACGCATGTTGGCGGCGGCGGCGGCGGCGGCAAAGTGAATGTCCAGGACATCACACTGACCAAATACGTTGACCTGGCCTCCAACGACCTGATCAAACGCTGTACTTCCGGCGCGCATATCGACGACGGTAAGCTCATCGTGCGCAAATCCGGCGGCGACGCACCGGTTGAGTATTTCATCCTGTCGATGGAAAACATCATGATCACGTCCTACAACACCGGCGGCTCCAAGGACGGCCTGGACCGCATCCAAGAGACGCTGACCCTGAACTTCCGCAAGTTCGAGGTGAAGTACACCCTGCAGGAAGAAACAGGCGCAACCGGCGCATCCTCCATGCACGGCTGGGACGTTGCAGAAAACAAAGAGTGGAGCGCGTAAGCTCCCCCCTTTTTGGAATGAATTTGAGGCCGGCGATTATTATTCGCCGGCCTTTTTTACACCGAACCTGACTTTGCAGCTGCCGCATGCGTAAACCATATGACCTAACCGTTCCCCCGAACCGCGACCCGTCGCGGTCAAACCAGCGGCAGGTCTCATTGATGCATGTGTTCCGCGCCTCCGCCGAAAGCGGCGACGCACGCAAAGACGGCAAGGACTATCAGGACGGCGACCGGTCCATCAACGTGCGCGCCAAGCAGCGCCGCGAAGGGGTGGATGAAAGCGAGTTGCGCCGCCATCTGAACGCCGATCTCAACAACTTGATGAACACCATCAGGCTGGACGCCACAGTAGAGTTGGAAGACCATCCACGCGTCGAAAAATCGGTCCTCAATTTCGGCTTTGCCGACATGAGCAGCCTGACCCAGTCGCATCTCACCGACCAGAAAATTGCCACCTCGATCCGTGAGTCGCTGATCAACCACGAACCCCGCCTCATCCCCGATAGCATCGAAGTGGTGATCCGCAAGGACGACCGCGCCCTGACCCAGCAGGTGGCCTTTGACATCTCTGCCGAGATGGTGGCCGACCCCGTCGACATCCCGCTGGATTTCGTTGCCGAGGTTGACCTGGGCGCGGGCAAGATGGTGATGAAACGCCTGCGGGTGCAGACATGAAGAAGGCCTTCCGCGACGCCTATAACCGCGAGCTTTCGCTGCTTTATGAACGCGCCGCGGAATTCTCGGCCGAATACCCGGGCATCGCCGACCGCCTTGGCGGGCTGCTGCGCGAAAACACCGACCCCGCCGTGGCTGGCCTGCTGGAAGGCAGCGCCTTTCTGGCCGCCCGCGTCCAGCTGAAAATGGACGAAGAGTTCCGTAACTTCACCACCGAGCTGCTGGAACAGATTTTCCCTGACGCCTTGGCGCCAATCCCGTCCGTTATGTTGGTTCAGGCCAACCCACCCTTCGAGAACAAGGACCTTGAGAACGGGATTTCCTTCAAACCAGGCGACTACCTGGATGCCCGATTTGTCGACAGCGACCGCCGCGTGTCATGCCGGTTTCGTCTGGGCGCGCCACTGACATTGTGGCCGCTGAAACTATCCGCCATGGAATACCACCCCAGCCCAGCCCCAGTAGCAGCGACCGGGCTGGAGATCACCGACAGCACCGTCGCCGGCCTGTCCATCGAATTGCAGCGCCCCGCTGCAGCGGGTGGGGGCAAGCTGTCCGACCTCAAGCTGGACAGCCTTCCGTTTTACTTCACCGCCGCGATGCCTGACGCTGTCGCACTTTACGAACAGATCCATTGCGACCTGTTGCGGGTATCTCTGCGGTACCTCAACAGCAACGGCGACCCGGTTTTCGTGCGGCTTGCCCCGCATCAGATCGAACAGATCGGATTTGACCCAGAAGAACGCGCTTTCCCCCGCTCCAGCAAATTGTTCGACGGCTTCGCGCAGCTGCGGGAGGCGTTTGTCTTCCCACGCAAGTACCTCGGGTTCCGGCTGACCGGGCTGCAGGACGCGCTGCGCAGCGTGGCGACGGACACCTGCCAGCTGGTGTTCGAGTTTGACACGTCCAGCCCCACCCTGGCGGCCCGGTTGAAATCTGACGACGTGCGCATCCATGTGGCAACCGCCGTGAACCTATTTGAGGAATCCGCCAGCCAGGTGCGGCTGGACCAGAAGCGGCACGAATTTGTGGTGACCCCTGACAGCAGCCCGGTCACGCATTACGAGATTCACCAGATCACCGAGGTTTTCGCCCACTACACCGGTGCGCAGACCAAGGTGAAAGTCGCCCCGCTTTACGGGCTGCCTGAGGACGCGACCAACCCGCGCTCCGCCCTGTACTTCACCACCAAGCGCAAAGAGCGCCGCCTGACCGACCACGAAAAACGGTTTGGCCGACGGCACCGGTACCGCGGCACCGAAACCTTTGTCGCCCTTTACGAACCGCCCAACACCGAAGACGGCGCGGCGGCACAGCGGCTGCAGATCAAAACGCTGTGCTCCAATCGGCATTTGCCGGAATACCTGCCGATTGCGGGCTCGTTGGACGACTTTCACATGACCGACGATGTGACGGTCTCGCTGGCCTGCGTGGGCGGCCCCACCCCGCCGCGCGAACCGATGAGCGAGCTGGAAAAATCCGCGCCGCACCGCGCCATTCAAGGCGACGTGTACTGGCGGATCATCAGCTATTTGTCGCTGTCGCATTTCGGGCTGGACGACCGGGGCGGGGACGACGGCGGGGCGGCGTTGCGCGAAGTGCTGTCATTGTTTGCCGACCTTGGCGACGCCTCGGTCGAGGCGCAGGTGCAGGGCATCATTGGCCTCGACACCCGGCAGATCACCCGGTCCATCCAACGCAGCGATGGCTTCTTTCCCGCCCGTGGCGTCGAGGTGAAACTGACCCTGGACGAAGAGGCGTATGAGGGCAGCGGCATCATCCTGATGGGCGCAATTCTGGACCGGTTCTTTGCCGAATACGCCACCATCAACAGCTTTACCCAGACCGTCATTGCGTCGCGGCAGCGCGGGGTCATCAAGACCTGGCCCGCCCGCACCGGAAGCGGGCCGCTGCTATGAGCGCGGCCGAGGACACCCCCGAGGCGATTGCCGGCCGCCATGGCCTGCTGGCCCTGCTGCGCCGCCTTGAACGCGAACACCCGGACCGCCCCCGCATTGGCCAAAGCCACAACCTCAAGCAGGAATATGTGTCGATGGGGCAGGACCCGTTCCTGACCTTCCCCGACGCCGACATCACCAGGTTGGAACATGGCGCGCGGACCGACATCCGCACCCCCGTGCTAGGCTTTTTCGGCCCGCAAGGCGCGCTACCGATCAACACGACAGAAGAAGTCACCAGGTGGGTGCATAGCGGCGACGAGTCCTTCGTCAAGTTTGCCGACATTTTCAACGCCCGCTTCCTGCAGCTGTTTTTCCGGTCCTGGTCGGACGCCCATGCGATCAGCCAGTTCGATCACCCCGACAAGGACCGGTTTCAGGAATTTATCGGCGCGCTCAGCGGGGTCGGTACTAAGGCGTTTCGCGGCCGCGACAGCATCCCCGACATGTTCAAGACGTCGATGGTGCCGCTGCATGCCAGCCGCATCAAAAGCCCAGTCCGTCTGCGCCAGATGATCGAACACCATCTCAGCGCGCAGGTGCAGGTTGAAGAACATGCGCCGACCTGGCTGGACTTTGAGAAGGGCGACCAGAACCGTATGGGAATGCAGGGTTCCACCCTCGGACGGGACATGTTTCTTGGCGCGCGGCTGCAGTCCGTCAGCGAGCGCGTGGTGTTGCACATCCAAACCGACAGCCTGCAGGATTACCGCCGCTACCTGCCCGGCGGCGATGCCCATGCCAACCTGTCCGACATCGTGTTTTGGTACCTCGGCAAGACCACGGAAGTGGGGGTTGAGCTGTCCTTGCCCTCCTCTGAGGTGCCGCAGGCGCAGCTTGGACAGACTGTCGAACTTGGATGGATGGCGGCGCTTGAACCCTCCAACGACCCTGAGACCCCCGAATTTGTGGCGGTCGCCCGATACACATTAGACCCGAACGCCAAGGCCGCGTGAGCCGTTAAAGAATAGGATTATTTAGATGACCGAAATCAGCATTGAAAAATTCGCCGGCAAGATGAACCGCGCGGGCTACGACGCCTTCCTGCAATCGATGCGCTACGCGCGTGGCGAAGGGAACCGCAACGTCGAGCTGGCGCATTGGCTGTTTCACGCGGTGTCGAACCAGAATGCCGACATCTCGGTCACACTGAAAGAGCTGGGGATCGACCGCGGCGCAGTGCTGAAGTCGCTCGATAAGGCCATGGCCAAGCTGCAAAAGAACGTCACCGAGACGCCGGGCATTTCGGAAAGCCTGTCGGACACACTGAACCACGCCTGGACCTACGCATCGCTGTTTTTCAACGAAGCGCAGATACGCACCGGACATGTTCTGGTGGCTGTGCTGAACGACGCCAACCTGAAACGCGAACTGGGCCAGGCCGCGCCTGAAATGCGGGAGATGACGGCGGAGCATATCGGCAAGGAGGCCCGCAACCTGTGGTCGACCTCGGAAGAGGAGCAGATGCAGCCGATGGATGGCACGTCCGTGGGCGGCGCATCAGGTGGGCCGGGCCGTGCAGAAGGCGGCGCATCTACCGCGCTGGGTCAGTATTCGGTGGATATGACGGCGGATGCGGAAAGCGGGACGATGGACCCGATTGTCGGCCGTGACGAAGAAATACGGCAGATCGTGGATGTGCTGCTGCGCCGCCGCCAGAACAACCCGATCCTGACGGGGGAAGCCGGTGTCGGGAAGACGGCTGTGGTCGAAGGCTTCGCGCAAAGGTTGGCCGCGAATGACGTGCCGCCCAAGTTGCAAGGTACGCGGCTGCATATGCTGGATATCCAATCGATGCAGGCCGGTGCCTCGATGAAGGGCGAGTTTGAGCAGCGGCTGAAATCGGTGATCGACGAGGTCCAGTCGTCACCCACCCCGATCATATTGTTCATTGACGAAGCGCATACGCTGATCGGCGCGGGCGGGGCGCAAGGGACGGGTGACGCCGCCAACCTGTTGAAACCGGC is from uncultured Litoreibacter sp. and encodes:
- the tssE gene encoding type VI secretion system baseplate subunit TssE; this encodes MRKPYDLTVPPNRDPSRSNQRQVSLMHVFRASAESGDARKDGKDYQDGDRSINVRAKQRREGVDESELRRHLNADLNNLMNTIRLDATVELEDHPRVEKSVLNFGFADMSSLTQSHLTDQKIATSIRESLINHEPRLIPDSIEVVIRKDDRALTQQVAFDISAEMVADPVDIPLDFVAEVDLGAGKMVMKRLRVQT
- the tssC gene encoding type VI secretion system contractile sheath large subunit, with translation MSDTSSQTAGGEQLTELDEFSDILRQTIKPRTDVAAKEVDSAVVALVREAMDDQTVIADDVIDTIDAILGKLDQKLTDQMNEIMHHEEFQKLESSWRGLAYTVNNSETDSTLRVKVMNASKSELQAVMRRYPGAKWDQSPLHQKIYEQEFGTLGGKPYGALIGDYYFGPGTGDVAFLRDIGKIAAAAHAPFIAAAAPEALGMDSWNEIGTPPDLSEIFDTPDFAAWNGLRDSENSRYVALTMPRVLAREPYSQNSTSIVEEFNFEEETDGHQGEKYAWMNAAHAMAVNINRAHKEHGWTVKIRGVQSGGEVLNLPAHTFDTGDGSKDLKCPTEVSITDRREGELSAAGIMGLIHRKHTDKAAFIGAQTLYKPKKYVDELATASDNMSSRLPYIFAVSRFSHYLKCMVRDKIGQSPDRNQLQTELQTWVNKYVSANPESASEKEKAKQPLAGAKVEVIEDEENPGYYVGKFFLKPHFQLEGMDIGMSLVSKLPNNK
- the tssF gene encoding type VI secretion system baseplate subunit TssF, encoding MKKAFRDAYNRELSLLYERAAEFSAEYPGIADRLGGLLRENTDPAVAGLLEGSAFLAARVQLKMDEEFRNFTTELLEQIFPDALAPIPSVMLVQANPPFENKDLENGISFKPGDYLDARFVDSDRRVSCRFRLGAPLTLWPLKLSAMEYHPSPAPVAATGLEITDSTVAGLSIELQRPAAAGGGKLSDLKLDSLPFYFTAAMPDAVALYEQIHCDLLRVSLRYLNSNGDPVFVRLAPHQIEQIGFDPEERAFPRSSKLFDGFAQLREAFVFPRKYLGFRLTGLQDALRSVATDTCQLVFEFDTSSPTLAARLKSDDVRIHVATAVNLFEESASQVRLDQKRHEFVVTPDSSPVTHYEIHQITEVFAHYTGAQTKVKVAPLYGLPEDATNPRSALYFTTKRKERRLTDHEKRFGRRHRYRGTETFVALYEPPNTEDGAAAQRLQIKTLCSNRHLPEYLPIAGSLDDFHMTDDVTVSLACVGGPTPPREPMSELEKSAPHRAIQGDVYWRIISYLSLSHFGLDDRGGDDGGAALREVLSLFADLGDASVEAQVQGIIGLDTRQITRSIQRSDGFFPARGVEVKLTLDEEAYEGSGIILMGAILDRFFAEYATINSFTQTVIASRQRGVIKTWPARTGSGPLL
- the tssG gene encoding type VI secretion system baseplate subunit TssG, whose translation is MSAAEDTPEAIAGRHGLLALLRRLEREHPDRPRIGQSHNLKQEYVSMGQDPFLTFPDADITRLEHGARTDIRTPVLGFFGPQGALPINTTEEVTRWVHSGDESFVKFADIFNARFLQLFFRSWSDAHAISQFDHPDKDRFQEFIGALSGVGTKAFRGRDSIPDMFKTSMVPLHASRIKSPVRLRQMIEHHLSAQVQVEEHAPTWLDFEKGDQNRMGMQGSTLGRDMFLGARLQSVSERVVLHIQTDSLQDYRRYLPGGDAHANLSDIVFWYLGKTTEVGVELSLPSSEVPQAQLGQTVELGWMAALEPSNDPETPEFVAVARYTLDPNAKAA
- a CDS encoding type VI secretion system tube protein Hcp, whose translation is MAVDIFLTLSNKIKGESQDSTYRDDIDVLAWSWGMTQSGTTHVGGGGGGGKVNVQDITLTKYVDLASNDLIKRCTSGAHIDDGKLIVRKSGGDAPVEYFILSMENIMITSYNTGGSKDGLDRIQETLTLNFRKFEVKYTLQEETGATGASSMHGWDVAENKEWSA